Proteins encoded in a region of the Oscillospiraceae bacterium MB24-C1 genome:
- a CDS encoding heme-binding protein, with the protein MINRITHAQFTALCSHVASKIETEKGKPVVIVIADEAGEIVHMLHMDNTPARSGIIASGKAFTAAKMERTTTALGKLCEDMKTPVSAFLIEGLTTLPGGTPIFDKNGTFIGAVGISGRSAVEDQALADACAAFLGTL; encoded by the coding sequence ATGATTAACAGAATTACGCACGCCCAGTTTACTGCGCTTTGCAGCCATGTCGCAAGCAAAATCGAAACAGAAAAGGGAAAGCCAGTCGTCATTGTCATTGCGGACGAGGCGGGGGAGATTGTCCATATGCTTCACATGGACAATACTCCGGCGCGTAGCGGCATTATCGCATCTGGAAAGGCGTTTACGGCTGCAAAGATGGAACGCACCACCACTGCGTTAGGTAAGCTGTGTGAGGATATGAAAACGCCAGTTTCCGCTTTTTTGATTGAAGGTTTGACTACCCTGCCAGGTGGTACACCGATCTTTGACAAAAACGGCACCTTTATCGGCGCCGTAGGAATCAGCGGACGTTCAGCGGTGGAAGATCAGGCGTTGGCTGATGCTTGTGCGGCATTTCTGGGGACACTTTAA